One segment of Kiritimatiellia bacterium DNA contains the following:
- a CDS encoding amidohydrolase — translation MRSVIRLFLCAAAGWLSYSGPVRAVEPADAIYSGGDIVTVNDAQPSAEALAVKDGRIAAIGALDEVLKFRGEGTRMVDLDGRTLLPGFIDPHSHVAAYETGWGLPVLNPPPVGDVTCIADLVAKLKAYVVEKQLPGGALVLGNGYDDGLLAEKRHPTRADLDRVSTNHPVLIVHASGHLLVANSLALQKVGITKDTPDPAGGVIRRDANGEPNGVMEELAALPFLKLIVPRSMDEQIRNLEEVLCYYASLGITTAQDGISMPENIALLNEAARRNTLILDVVSYPRWDFYNDVLSGERKLDIEYHFPGDTCDRIFVPASGASAGPEVLADGKGKVGIYVNRLKYAGIKITGDGSPQGKTAYLTKPYVHPPEGQPADYRGYPTVTQDELDRWFDAAYEHNVQILVHCNGDAAADQMIAAVRKAVEKHGKKDLRPVMIHAQMIRHDQVDAMAELGIIPSFFTAHTFYWGDWHINETVGPERAFGMSPCAYALKKGLRFTNHTDASVVPPSHLMAMWTAVNRLSRSGVVVGPDERISALDALKAVTINAARQYFEEKEKGSLEVGKLADLVILDRNPLKVDPLDIKDIRVLETIKEGRTIYRAGR, via the coding sequence ATGAGGAGCGTGATTCGGCTGTTCCTGTGCGCCGCCGCCGGCTGGCTTTCTTACTCGGGCCCCGTCCGGGCGGTTGAACCCGCGGACGCGATCTACAGCGGGGGCGACATCGTCACGGTGAACGACGCGCAGCCCTCGGCGGAGGCACTCGCCGTGAAGGACGGGCGGATCGCCGCTATCGGAGCGCTGGACGAGGTTCTGAAGTTCAGGGGCGAGGGCACGCGCATGGTGGACCTCGACGGGCGGACCCTGCTGCCCGGCTTCATCGATCCGCACTCGCACGTCGCCGCCTACGAAACGGGGTGGGGGCTTCCCGTGCTCAATCCGCCGCCGGTGGGCGACGTGACGTGCATCGCCGATCTCGTCGCCAAGCTCAAGGCGTATGTTGTCGAGAAGCAACTCCCCGGGGGCGCCCTGGTGCTGGGGAACGGCTACGACGACGGGCTGCTGGCGGAGAAGCGGCATCCCACCCGCGCGGATCTCGACCGGGTGTCCACCAACCATCCCGTCCTGATCGTCCATGCCTCGGGCCATCTCCTCGTGGCCAACAGTCTCGCCCTGCAAAAGGTGGGCATCACCAAGGACACGCCCGACCCGGCCGGCGGGGTGATCCGGCGCGACGCAAACGGGGAGCCGAACGGGGTCATGGAAGAACTGGCCGCGCTTCCGTTCCTCAAGCTGATCGTCCCGCGCTCCATGGATGAACAGATCCGCAACCTGGAGGAAGTTCTTTGCTATTACGCGAGCCTCGGCATCACGACCGCCCAGGACGGCATCTCGATGCCCGAGAACATCGCGCTGCTGAACGAGGCGGCGCGGCGGAACACCCTGATCCTCGACGTGGTTTCGTACCCCCGCTGGGATTTCTACAACGACGTCTTGAGCGGCGAGCGGAAGCTGGACATCGAGTACCATTTTCCCGGCGACACGTGCGACCGCATCTTTGTCCCGGCGTCCGGCGCCTCGGCGGGGCCGGAGGTCCTGGCGGACGGCAAGGGGAAGGTCGGGATCTATGTCAACCGCCTCAAGTACGCGGGGATCAAGATCACGGGCGACGGCTCGCCGCAGGGCAAGACGGCCTACCTGACAAAGCCCTACGTGCATCCGCCGGAAGGCCAGCCGGCCGACTACCGGGGCTATCCGACGGTGACCCAGGACGAACTGGACCGGTGGTTCGACGCGGCCTACGAACACAACGTGCAGATCCTCGTGCATTGCAACGGCGACGCGGCCGCGGACCAGATGATCGCCGCCGTGCGCAAGGCGGTGGAAAAGCACGGGAAGAAGGACCTGCGCCCCGTGATGATTCACGCGCAGATGATCCGGCACGACCAGGTGGACGCCATGGCCGAACTGGGCATTATCCCGAGCTTCTTCACGGCGCACACGTTCTACTGGGGCGACTGGCACATCAACGAAACGGTCGGGCCCGAGCGGGCGTTCGGCATGAGCCCCTGCGCGTATGCCCTCAAGAAAGGGCTTCGATTCACGAACCACACCGATGCCAGCGTCGTGCCGCCGAGTCACCTCATGGCCATGTGGACCGCGGTGAACCGCTTGAGCCGGTCCGGGGTCGTGGTCGGTCCGGACGAGCGCATTTCGGCGCTGGACGCCCTCAAGGCCGTCACGATCAACGCGGCGCGCCAGTATTTCGAGGAGAAGGAAAAGGGTTCGCTCGAGGTCGGCAAGCTGGCCGATCTCGTCATCCTCGACCGGAATCCCCTCAAGGTGGATCCGCTGGACATCAAGGACATCCGGGTCCTCGAAACGATCAAGGAAGGGCGGACCATCTACCGGGCAGGCCGCTAA
- a CDS encoding terpene cyclase/mutase family protein codes for MKNRMLLVPLVLIAWSSRAETVTLQANEGEPGPVPATLQNEARAAMDRATQWLLAQQQADGNWSNPDFPALTALPLWALALTKSAEKEAMDKAVTYILASVQDDGSIWREPKASQKGGGLSNYNTAICMTALHAVGDEKLVPVIQKARRFLAGSQHLGGDMYEGGMGYDPETGRPYADLSNSYIAYEAMRLTENVEDLRQAGEEKADLDWEAAQKFISRVQNRTDSNDQPWASDDPENKGGFAYKPDSSQAGTTTNEAGEVRFRSYGSMTYAGLLSFIYAEVDREDSRVKSAFDWAAAHWTLDENPGMGAQGLYYFYNVLSKALAMYGQDQVPLADGGSVNWRNELIRKLVGLQKIDPSTGHGYWVNEEGRWWEADPVLVTSYSIIALQIALGQ; via the coding sequence ATGAAAAACAGGATGCTCCTGGTTCCGCTGGTCTTGATCGCCTGGTCATCGCGGGCGGAGACGGTCACGCTCCAGGCCAACGAGGGTGAACCCGGCCCGGTGCCGGCGACGCTCCAGAACGAGGCGCGCGCGGCGATGGACCGCGCGACGCAGTGGCTCCTGGCGCAGCAGCAGGCCGACGGCAACTGGTCCAACCCGGACTTCCCTGCCCTGACGGCCCTGCCGCTGTGGGCGCTGGCCCTGACGAAATCCGCCGAGAAGGAGGCGATGGACAAGGCCGTCACTTACATCCTGGCCAGCGTCCAGGACGACGGTTCGATCTGGCGCGAGCCGAAGGCGTCGCAGAAGGGCGGGGGCTTGAGCAACTACAACACGGCCATCTGCATGACCGCCCTGCACGCGGTCGGCGACGAGAAGCTGGTGCCGGTGATCCAGAAGGCGCGCCGCTTCCTGGCGGGCTCCCAGCACCTGGGCGGCGATATGTACGAGGGCGGTATGGGCTACGACCCCGAGACCGGCCGCCCGTATGCGGACCTTTCCAACAGCTACATCGCCTACGAAGCCATGCGCCTGACGGAGAACGTCGAGGACCTGCGCCAGGCCGGCGAGGAAAAGGCGGACCTGGACTGGGAAGCCGCGCAGAAGTTCATCTCGCGCGTGCAGAACCGGACGGACAGCAACGACCAGCCCTGGGCGAGCGACGATCCCGAAAACAAAGGCGGGTTCGCGTACAAGCCCGACTCCAGCCAGGCCGGCACGACGACGAACGAGGCCGGTGAGGTCCGGTTCCGCTCATACGGCAGCATGACCTACGCCGGCCTGTTGAGCTTCATCTACGCCGAGGTCGACCGCGAAGACTCCCGCGTGAAATCCGCGTTCGACTGGGCCGCGGCGCACTGGACGCTGGACGAGAACCCCGGCATGGGCGCGCAGGGGCTGTACTACTTCTACAACGTCCTCTCCAAGGCCCTGGCGATGTATGGGCAGGACCAGGTTCCCCTGGCCGACGGCGGCTCGGTGAACTGGCGTAACGAACTGATCCGCAAGCTGGTCGGCCTCCAGAAGATCGACCCCTCCACCGGGCATGGGTACTGGGTAAATGAAGAGGGGCGCTGGTGGGAAGCTGACCCCGTCCTGGTCACGTCCTACTCGATCATTGCCCTGCAGATTGCCCTGGGCCAATAA
- a CDS encoding PD40 domain-containing protein: MNTPRAWRARKHGWIVKSVLLPALAFNLIAASAQPPGEGGRKLRRFHELLDQAKARGQDTAEAERLDRLSRSAAQGGDRAEAERLLEEAMAILEMSSPEAAGTRPEYRPGPPRDRGRPDRPGANPSFFDGPNKPVFVLAFTHHYEGPGGYYPTAAEVRRMGRFFVDNGIPGTLFFDGILIERLQREDPTILPQVREWGLPLGYHGEETHGPYPVASELLGEVYTLHEAQGYRGPWSLTTGKDWNTAVALVEERYSHARPYRLDESARMLDRRQPSETDRSRVGGLKLVQQAFGKDVSMLTSHGLESAPEGYAFRRMSRFGLDQPAVPIALHALRIFRIGETADGIMRIAGEDESLFWYMGRLTCKGDEAGEAGYRFGPLRHTLETLDRRRPRLLLMGFSKVEEQEGARTARYLEEEFFPANPGSGWVTGDTLADRFEPEKGFAPSTQDVEVLARALTQSWKDRPPDLVAVGGRVYSLCDAFEALARNLANRPAGSDLRTLYGPVLEDDKPLLARETAFTVEAIRAAASSVVRALDGVAGDRFVPATVSVGGAKLNSAEFLQAMAGAVLAAGPAESVTAPPSRVFPPYADLLQEVFKPRAAQPLCYTKGQLWTVKPARLRAESSAPTASAPAAALSGQLKLVFAANLDSDQSCTRDAHGGADLYGVDYDLATGEASNLRRLTDRTGLAEWFPALSPDGRWAVYDREERPAPGRSRPSLHVLDLETGGDSLLAADARFAAFSADGRTLFYSRQERGEHSLWKAEVQAADSTFRLGPARPIADSRTGGGILVEDPSPFPDGTTLAYHRKVDDASGAQAAVIGAEGSSPRALTPADGCGHVAVSPDGQAVACTRSRDGRLVIIRKAGDPWKAPEDVALSDRPADYAGFDPRFGRVREVRHSYVEWLAPDLLLLTTHGADGARDFNIARLFLVQLGAEGQRPQLVDLSTPIEKLAGRSGRDFCSAAGRLTQTD; this comes from the coding sequence ATGAACACTCCCCGGGCATGGCGCGCACGGAAACACGGCTGGATTGTCAAAAGCGTTCTTCTCCCGGCCCTGGCCTTCAACTTGATCGCCGCATCCGCACAGCCGCCGGGCGAGGGGGGGCGGAAGCTCCGCCGGTTTCATGAACTGCTGGACCAGGCCAAGGCCCGGGGACAGGACACGGCGGAGGCGGAACGGCTGGACCGCCTGTCCCGGTCCGCGGCACAGGGCGGCGATCGCGCGGAGGCGGAGCGGCTCCTGGAAGAGGCGATGGCCATCCTTGAAATGTCATCGCCGGAAGCGGCGGGGACACGGCCCGAGTATCGGCCCGGCCCGCCCCGGGATCGCGGGCGGCCCGACAGGCCGGGGGCGAACCCATCCTTCTTCGACGGGCCGAACAAGCCGGTCTTTGTCCTTGCCTTCACGCACCACTACGAGGGCCCCGGCGGCTACTACCCGACCGCCGCCGAGGTGCGGCGGATGGGCCGGTTCTTCGTGGACAACGGCATCCCCGGCACGCTGTTTTTTGACGGCATCCTGATCGAGCGGCTCCAGCGGGAAGACCCGACCATCCTGCCGCAAGTCCGCGAGTGGGGCCTGCCGCTGGGCTATCACGGCGAGGAAACGCACGGCCCGTACCCGGTGGCCTCGGAGTTGCTGGGCGAGGTCTACACACTCCACGAGGCGCAGGGCTACCGCGGTCCCTGGTCGCTGACGACGGGGAAGGACTGGAATACCGCCGTGGCGCTGGTCGAAGAACGCTATTCCCACGCGCGGCCGTACCGCCTCGATGAGTCCGCGAGGATGCTGGACCGGCGTCAGCCGTCGGAGACGGACCGCTCCCGTGTCGGCGGCTTGAAGCTGGTACAGCAGGCGTTCGGCAAGGACGTGTCCATGTTGACCAGCCACGGCCTCGAGAGCGCCCCCGAGGGCTACGCGTTCCGGCGCATGAGCCGCTTCGGCCTCGACCAGCCCGCCGTGCCCATCGCCCTGCACGCGCTGCGTATTTTCCGGATCGGCGAGACGGCGGACGGGATCATGAGGATCGCCGGCGAGGACGAGAGCCTGTTCTGGTACATGGGCCGGCTGACCTGCAAGGGCGACGAGGCGGGCGAGGCCGGCTACCGGTTCGGCCCGCTTCGCCACACGTTGGAGACGCTCGACCGCCGCCGCCCGCGCCTGCTGTTGATGGGCTTCAGCAAGGTTGAGGAGCAAGAGGGCGCGCGGACGGCCCGGTACCTGGAGGAGGAATTCTTCCCCGCGAATCCCGGCAGCGGCTGGGTGACCGGGGACACGCTGGCGGACCGCTTCGAGCCGGAAAAAGGATTCGCTCCCTCGACGCAGGATGTCGAAGTCCTGGCCCGGGCGCTGACGCAGAGCTGGAAGGACCGGCCGCCCGACCTGGTCGCCGTGGGCGGCCGGGTCTACTCGCTGTGCGACGCCTTCGAGGCGCTGGCGCGTAACCTCGCGAATCGTCCGGCCGGATCGGATTTGCGCACCCTGTACGGTCCGGTGCTGGAGGATGACAAGCCGCTGCTGGCCAGGGAGACGGCATTCACCGTGGAAGCGATTCGGGCCGCGGCATCCTCGGTCGTCCGGGCCCTGGACGGCGTGGCGGGCGACCGGTTCGTGCCCGCGACCGTGTCCGTGGGCGGCGCGAAGCTGAACAGCGCGGAATTCCTGCAGGCCATGGCCGGCGCGGTCCTGGCGGCCGGGCCGGCGGAATCCGTGACGGCGCCGCCCTCGCGGGTCTTCCCGCCGTATGCCGACCTGCTGCAGGAGGTCTTCAAGCCGCGCGCGGCGCAACCGCTGTGCTACACAAAGGGCCAGTTATGGACCGTGAAGCCGGCGCGGCTTCGGGCCGAGTCCTCCGCGCCGACCGCGAGCGCCCCGGCGGCCGCTTTGTCGGGTCAGCTGAAACTGGTGTTCGCGGCGAATCTGGACAGCGACCAATCGTGCACCCGGGATGCGCATGGCGGGGCCGATCTCTACGGCGTGGACTATGATCTGGCCACCGGCGAGGCGTCGAACCTCCGGCGCCTCACGGACCGGACGGGCCTGGCCGAGTGGTTTCCGGCCCTCTCGCCCGACGGCCGATGGGCCGTCTACGATCGTGAAGAGCGTCCGGCGCCCGGCCGTTCGAGGCCCTCGCTGCATGTGCTGGATCTGGAAACCGGCGGCGACTCGCTCCTGGCGGCGGATGCCCGGTTCGCGGCTTTCTCCGCGGATGGCCGCACGCTCTTCTACTCGCGACAGGAACGGGGCGAGCACAGCCTCTGGAAAGCGGAGGTGCAGGCGGCTGACTCGACGTTCCGCCTGGGCCCCGCCCGGCCAATCGCCGACAGCCGGACGGGCGGCGGAATCCTGGTGGAGGATCCTTCCCCGTTTCCCGATGGAACAACCTTGGCCTATCACCGGAAGGTGGACGACGCGAGCGGCGCCCAGGCGGCCGTGATCGGCGCGGAGGGCTCCAGCCCGCGGGCGCTGACGCCGGCCGACGGCTGCGGGCATGTCGCCGTCAGCCCGGATGGACAGGCCGTGGCCTGTACCCGCTCGCGGGACGGGCGCCTGGTGATCATCCGGAAGGCGGGGGACCCATGGAAGGCGCCCGAGGACGTGGCGTTGTCGGACCGGCCCGCGGACTACGCCGGCTTCGACCCGCGGTTCGGCCGGGTGCGGGAGGTGCGCCACAGTTATGTGGAATGGCTGGCGCCCGACCTGCTCCTGCTGACCACGCACGGCGCGGACGGGGCCCGCGACTTCAACATAGCCCGGCTCTTTCTGGTGCAACTGGGCGCGGAAGGACAGCGCCCGCAGCTGGTGGACTTGTCCACGCCCATCGAGAAACTGGCGGGCCGCTCGGGCCGGGATTTCTGCTCGGCGGCCGGCCGGCTGACACAGACCGATTGA
- a CDS encoding KpsF/GutQ family sugar-phosphate isomerase: MNIIQRAREVLDTEIAALARVRDGLGPAFEEAARALLDRLGRGGKIVVTGVGKNQPIGQKIAATLTSTGAPALFLHPSDAMHGDLGLLQENDALLVLSYSGESEELLALLPVVKRSGTPAIAFTGDPESALSRLCDIVVPVKVDREACPFNMAPTASTTATLATGDALAMVLLEARGFQLEDYAKLHPGGAIGRTLLMRVEDIMRTGDRVARVRPDTRVQDAVLAMTSARSGSAVVVDEADGVLGICTDGDLRRHIADNTRNVASLRMEDVMTRDPIQLTRGHLAVDVLAIFEQHNIDDLIIVDEAGRLMGMIDIQDLPKFKIF; this comes from the coding sequence TTGAATATCATCCAACGCGCCCGGGAGGTCCTGGACACGGAGATCGCCGCCCTGGCCAGGGTCCGCGACGGGCTCGGCCCGGCGTTTGAAGAGGCCGCCCGCGCGCTGCTGGACCGGCTCGGCCGCGGCGGCAAGATCGTGGTTACCGGCGTGGGCAAGAACCAGCCCATCGGCCAGAAGATCGCGGCCACGCTGACCAGCACCGGCGCGCCGGCCCTCTTCCTGCATCCGTCCGACGCCATGCACGGGGATCTCGGCCTGCTGCAGGAGAACGACGCGCTGCTGGTGTTGAGTTACAGCGGCGAGTCGGAGGAACTGCTGGCCCTGCTGCCCGTCGTCAAGCGGTCGGGCACTCCCGCGATCGCGTTCACCGGCGACCCCGAAAGCGCGCTCTCCCGGCTCTGCGACATCGTGGTGCCGGTGAAGGTGGACCGCGAGGCCTGCCCCTTCAACATGGCGCCCACGGCGAGCACCACGGCCACGCTGGCGACCGGCGACGCCCTGGCCATGGTCCTGCTCGAGGCCCGGGGTTTCCAGCTCGAGGATTATGCCAAGCTGCACCCCGGCGGGGCGATCGGCCGCACCCTGCTGATGCGGGTGGAGGACATCATGCGCACGGGCGACCGCGTCGCGCGCGTCCGGCCAGATACCCGCGTGCAGGACGCCGTTCTGGCGATGACCAGCGCCCGCTCGGGCTCGGCGGTGGTCGTGGACGAGGCCGACGGCGTGCTCGGTATCTGCACCGACGGCGACTTGCGGAGGCACATCGCCGACAACACGCGGAACGTCGCCTCGCTGCGCATGGAGGACGTCATGACCCGCGATCCCATCCAGCTGACCCGCGGGCACCTGGCCGTGGACGTGCTGGCGATCTTCGAGCAGCACAACATCGACGACCTGATCATCGTGGACGAGGCCGGGCGCCTGATGGGCATGATCGACATCCAGGATCTGCCCAAGTTCAAGATCTTCTAG
- a CDS encoding PGPGW domain-containing protein, with translation MVRRVITTVVGGSVLLIGAALLVLPGPAFVVIPIGMAILASEFAWARLWLRRARKFLAPVLPRKGRAGPPKPPAITAP, from the coding sequence ATGGTCCGGCGCGTGATCACGACCGTGGTCGGCGGCTCGGTCCTATTGATCGGCGCGGCCCTGCTGGTGCTGCCCGGCCCGGCCTTCGTGGTCATCCCGATCGGCATGGCGATCCTCGCGTCGGAGTTCGCCTGGGCGCGGCTCTGGTTGCGCCGGGCGCGGAAGTTCCTGGCCCCGGTCCTGCCCCGGAAGGGGCGGGCCGGGCCGCCGAAGCCTCCCGCCATAACGGCGCCTTGA
- a CDS encoding adenosylhomocysteinase, with amino-acid sequence MKKAFKDFCIKDLRLADFGRKEIDLAEHEMPGLMALREEFGKKKPLRGARITGSLHMTIQTAVLIETLQHLGAKVRWASCNIFSTQDHAAAALAARGTSVFAIKGESLEQYWEFTDRILDWGGGQGPNMILDDGGDATLFVHLGYQAEDHPEILDRKPGSHEEKILLAQLKKAVRRDPGRFHRIVKGIRGVSEETTTGVHRLYKMHEKGELLFPAFNVNDSVTKSKFDNIYGCRHSLVDGIMRATDVMVSGKVAVVAGYGDVGKGSCQALKGQCARVIVTEIDPICALQASMEGYEVMTMDEACRLGDIFVTATGCCDVITEQHMRRMKNLAIVCNIGHFDHEIQVDPMRKYRWEEIKPQVHRIHLPNGRSIILLAEGRLVNLGCATGHPSFVMSNSFTNQTMAQIELYANPGKYPVGVYVLPKHLDEKVARLHLGKSGVKLEKLSRKQAAYLGVPVNGPYKPGHYRY; translated from the coding sequence ATGAAAAAAGCGTTCAAGGACTTCTGCATCAAGGACCTGCGCCTGGCCGACTTCGGCCGCAAGGAGATCGACCTCGCCGAGCATGAAATGCCGGGCCTGATGGCCCTGCGCGAGGAGTTCGGGAAGAAAAAGCCCCTTCGCGGCGCCCGGATTACGGGCTCGCTGCACATGACCATCCAGACCGCGGTGCTGATCGAGACGCTCCAGCACCTCGGCGCCAAGGTGCGCTGGGCCAGCTGCAATATCTTCTCCACGCAGGACCACGCGGCCGCCGCCCTCGCGGCGCGCGGGACGTCCGTTTTTGCCATCAAGGGCGAGTCGCTGGAACAGTACTGGGAGTTCACCGACCGCATCCTCGACTGGGGCGGCGGCCAGGGCCCGAACATGATCCTCGACGACGGCGGCGACGCGACGCTCTTCGTCCACCTCGGCTACCAGGCCGAGGACCATCCCGAGATCCTCGACCGCAAGCCCGGCAGCCACGAGGAGAAGATCCTCCTCGCGCAATTGAAGAAGGCCGTCCGGCGCGATCCCGGCCGCTTCCACCGCATCGTCAAGGGCATCCGGGGCGTCAGCGAGGAAACCACGACCGGCGTCCACCGGCTCTACAAGATGCACGAGAAGGGCGAACTGCTCTTCCCCGCCTTCAACGTCAACGACTCGGTGACCAAGTCGAAGTTCGACAACATCTACGGCTGCCGCCACTCGCTGGTGGACGGCATCATGCGTGCTACGGACGTGATGGTGTCCGGCAAGGTCGCCGTCGTCGCCGGCTACGGCGACGTGGGGAAGGGGAGCTGCCAGGCCCTCAAGGGCCAGTGCGCCCGCGTCATCGTCACCGAGATCGATCCCATCTGCGCGCTCCAGGCCTCCATGGAAGGCTACGAGGTTATGACGATGGACGAGGCCTGCCGCCTCGGCGACATCTTCGTCACGGCGACCGGCTGTTGCGACGTGATCACCGAGCAACACATGCGCCGGATGAAGAACCTGGCCATCGTGTGCAACATCGGGCACTTCGACCACGAGATCCAGGTGGACCCGATGCGCAAGTACCGCTGGGAGGAGATCAAGCCGCAGGTGCACCGCATCCACCTGCCGAACGGCCGGAGCATCATCCTGCTGGCGGAGGGCCGGCTGGTCAACCTGGGCTGCGCCACGGGCCACCCGAGCTTCGTCATGTCCAACAGCTTCACCAACCAGACCATGGCCCAGATCGAGCTGTACGCGAATCCCGGCAAGTACCCCGTGGGCGTGTACGTGCTGCCGAAGCACCTCGACGAGAAGGTCGCGCGGCTCCACCTGGGCAAGAGCGGCGTCAAGCTGGAGAAGCTCTCGCGGAAGCAGGCGGCCTACCTCGGCGTGCCGGTGAACGGCCCGTACAAGCCGGGGCATTACCGGTATTGA
- a CDS encoding biopolymer transporter ExbD, with the protein MKLRRAPEEKMEIQMTPMIDCVFLLLIFFMVSSTFYRQEADIGFALPGVADQSEAVEIPDEQVIEITADGNIFLNSLQYDSPTDPNLPELLKTLIRFKQTADANKVPALLTISPQGKVKHQRVVDVLNACAAAKIASVTFTVEEEEL; encoded by the coding sequence ATGAAACTCCGCCGCGCCCCGGAAGAGAAGATGGAAATCCAGATGACGCCCATGATCGACTGCGTCTTCCTGCTGCTCATCTTCTTCATGGTCTCCAGCACGTTCTACCGGCAGGAGGCGGATATCGGCTTCGCCCTGCCGGGCGTCGCCGACCAGTCCGAGGCGGTGGAGATCCCCGACGAACAGGTCATCGAGATCACCGCGGATGGCAACATCTTCCTCAACAGCCTCCAGTACGACTCGCCGACCGATCCCAACCTGCCCGAGCTGCTCAAGACGCTGATCCGCTTCAAGCAGACCGCGGACGCCAACAAGGTGCCCGCGCTGCTGACGATCTCCCCGCAGGGCAAGGTCAAGCACCAGCGGGTGGTGGATGTGCTCAATGCCTGCGCCGCCGCCAAGATCGCGAGCGTGACCTTCACCGTCGAGGAGGAAGAGCTGTGA